ACATTTAATTAATAGTAAATTTTCACTGTTGAGTTCAAACTTTGACTGTAAATAATACGGTAATATTTCCCACTATTTCAACTATTCCCAATCATACATCCTGCTGTTGCATGATGGAAAGGTGGGATGTCCCATTTGATAAATAGGTAAAGCAGTATCTCCTTGCATGGACTTTGTTGGTAagaatataaaatgaaaaataaaaattcaaacaCACAGGTTATAAGAGGCAACGCCCAAACCATCACACATTATAAACAGCAAACTGCAAACCAAATAAAAATAGTTGGTATTTTAAGTGACTGCTTTGTAACTGTCTCTGCATCAAATATATCGATATTTGTGACCAATAACTGATCAGAATCTAAATTACATTGgtcaattattttgatttcacaataccattctataaaaattcatttttgtgACAAAAAATAATCTGCTCTCGAACGACAGTTTCTATCACCTACAACAATGtatctgttgccatggaaatgacCAAGTTCTACACTATGGCAGTTGAGTGATTTTGGGCAGTTTCTATAGAAACCATTAATTGTTGGTTGTTGTTCCTTGGCAGTTAAgtatgtataccattgctacaaaatatttaaattaaatttagatACAATAAAGTTGATTACTTTGTATCACATTGAAATGGGAGCAGTGCAGTGTTGTGTGAAAAAAATTACCATTCGCACAAAACTGTCAAATCATGTGGTTTATAGTGTTCTCCCTACAAAATAATGGTAGAGTccaaattaatttacataataactgGTGCATTACTTATGTAAAAATATCAAGATATGTTATAACAAATGGCAAGTTAGAATCCACAGCACTATGGTGACCTGGGGAGCAGTTtgtgatacatttgtatttcatcgAGATAAGTTGATAATTGTCATTTCATTAGATGTAGATTTAATATCTGAATTCATCATTGTAGTAACTTTCATTGGGTAAAGTTCAATATAACATATTCATTGCATTTCAATTCTTATTTCCTGGTATGATGTTCTGGATGAAATTCTCTTCATATCAGTTTGATTGGCTGTGGCTCCAGATGTGGTTCTATTTATGTCAATTTGACTGGTTTCTGCTCCGGATGAAATTGcattcttttcaaatttgattGGCTATGGCTCCAGATGAAATTCTATTTGTATCAATTTAATTGGCTGCAGTTccagctaatattctattcatgtCAATTTGATTGGCAGTTGTTCCAGATGTGGTTCGATTATAACAGTTTGGTTGGCAGCAGAGATAGTATTTTAGTTCAGAACTATTGAAGTGTGGATGGCAGTCTTTGTTAGCAGTCAATAAGATTAGGGTTCTGatttaaaaatgaacattctgcACATCTGTTGGTGTGAGTGGTTGGCCGCTTTCCTCATGATCTTGTTTAGAAACATCAGCTGGTTGGAATCCAGACGCCATATTATTTGTAAGCAGTTGTTCAATTTGTTCTTGGCAAGCTCTCAAGCAGTcctacaaaaacaaacaaacaaacaaataggaATTAGTTAACTTGCGAACATAACTAAATTTCAATACTTTTAATCAAACTAAGTACAGATTAGATGAGTCAAGTGTTATCTAAGTATTCTTATCCATTTACTACCAGATATCTATCTTATACTCTTTATTTACATTTCCTTTAGCTACATACAATGCATTCCCCACCTCATTTATCAGTCTGTATAGGACAGATTATTGCAAGTATTGGTACTAGGTAAAATCTTTCCGAGTTCCACAAGATTTTCACCGTAATTCTAATCTTTctacattttaatttcaagCTATAAAACCTATAAAATCTATGCAAGTGTTAGAATATTTTCACCCACTTACATGAGTTctaaaaccttagcaaaaacaatTGAGAATGTGTATCAAATTGTAAATAGCTTTACACTTGACAAGTCATACATTATCTTTGCTGTATTTGTTTTGACAGCCAATCTTAAATGAAAACCTTGTGTATACACCACTATATGCAATATTTAAGTATTTTGTTCACTGCTTCCCATAGTACATGATGAAATGAATATCCTGAGAATGAAATCCAGATGGTGAGTCTACTAGCCTAAATAACAATTACTCCATCTACCAATTTTAATAACCAAATACTTGACAACTTAAGTAGTTTACTCATctcatatactagtagttaACTTATAGGATTTGACCACATAGTAGTATTCTCTTTTCTCTCAATAAAGTGTCCATATCATTATGTTAATGTCTGTAGGTTTCAATACACATATCCTATCACTATATCAACACTATAGCAGTTAGATAAAGGACACAGTTGTCACTTTCAGGGACAATTAGCCAATTGAATAGACATTACCAACTAACTACttacagaaatgaaatatgtagGCCTAATGTTATAGCCTAATGTCTCAGTTGAGATATGGAAGTTTGTCATTCCTGGTAGTAAAGCTAACCAACATAAACATTGTCtttatacaaaataaacattccTAAGAGATAACTTCCTGCCTACCACATACCATGGGATTATCTGTAACCAATGTCATGTTGTGTTATGTAACTATCATGTATTTGACTtcctactagtactatacatagatttatgttacattttatctctaTCTTGATTTCACAATCACAGTCTTATCAAGTATAATACTATATTTCCAACTCTAGGCCttggcatacatatatatatatatatattgtatatcttgTTCATGTAATCATATAGTATCTATAAATTTCTGACATACATTGTGAGTTGTTTTTGTCTGTAGAAATGAATGAAGACAGCTTTTGATTGTTCATTTTCTAAATCTCTCTCATTACAAGTAACAATGTACTGAACAAACCAACAATGTGGTTACATACATTTCATTAactattgcaaaaaaaaattagaaaattcAGTCTCTCATTGTGTCCTGGAATGTGACTCTCTATATTGGCCTAACATTTCCCTATCCAAACATACGAGGGCAGCACATAAAACTCTGAAAGCCCTGTTAACATAGTGTCAGTGTTTCAATTACTAAGCAGGTTACTTGTCCAACTACAAGCTATCTACTTGGGTTAAGATTTACAATGTCACCAATGTCACCTTTGGACTGTGTAcagtttcaaattcaaacataaAGTCACTAATGTTACCTAATTTCATATGAAAATATCTAGTTTCATGTAGAGTGTATAAACTCAGTGTACAAACTCAAAACTAAATAATCGCTTAATTTAAACCTCTTACAAACTCATTACCAAACATCTGTTATAAGTCATATACCAGACACCTTGGCAATCATCTAACCAAACACCCCAACAATATCCTAGCCAGACACCCTAATAATCTCCCaaccagaccccccccccccctgacaatCTTCTAACAAGACACTCTAACAATCTCCAGACAATCTCCAAGACACCCTGACAATCTCCCAACCAATACTTTGGCTTGGTAGTAAAACAAAGACACAAATTGGTAGAAGTGGTTAGGGAAATATGTTGAAGTCAAAAGGTCAAACAGAGTTCAAAGTATAAGTTTAGTTAGTTTACTGTAAGCTAATAGACAACATGACTGGTAGCCATTCTGGTTATTTATAATCAATGCATTCAATGTTACAACCACTCTATCCTCTatctatattacattatatctatTGTCAAATACCAGCTAGGAGTTGGCAAATGGGAAATGAAAGTATTATAACCTTTACACATCAACTCTCCACTCCCTAGACAAACTAACCCATATCCCCTCAAATTAACCCTGCCACCCCTATACCATAAATGGACATTGTCTTTCATATCCTGCTAcccctatcattataaatggaCTCTACCAGCATGTTCAGGAATTTTCAAGGCAGTTCCCAAGAACTGTAAAAGTATGGAATGTATTGGGCTTGGGTGTCATTTTATATTCCCACATAGCTTATACTGGTCAAACATGCAGGGGTGGGTAACAAAGACAagatcaaatgaaacatttcctATTGACATCTACATGAACAGCCCAACCCCTACTTGACTAAAAGTTACAAACAGTTTCAATCAAACTAAACTGGTCTAGTCTCTAGGTTGTGTCACTTTTGTCTCTTTTAGTTTACTACAGTTTGACTTGACACCAGTTTATTTTGAGTACAGAGTGTTCAGTTGAAACCCTAACACACCACGAAGTCATTGCACAGCAACCCAGTCAGAGTGTTCAGTTGAAACCCTAACACACCACGAAGTCATTGCACAGCAACCCAGTCAGAGTGTTCAGTTGAAACCCTAACACACCACGAAGTCATTGCACAGCAACCCAGTCAGAGTGTTCAGTTGAAACCCTAACACACCACGAAGTCATTGCACAGCAACCCAGTCAGAGTGTTCAGTTGAAACCCTAACACACCACGAAGTCATTGCACAGCAACCCAGTCAGATAATAGACAAACCAGAGAAGTAGACCTCATGAAAGAAACAACCCTCTACACattaaataaatcatttcaGATATCTTAAATACATTACTAAGTTTTAACATCAATagtataaaacaaacaaaaacagtgaGATTCTGGGAAAAACACCTCAAGGGTTTTGAACTATGTTCTTTGATGCATTTATAGAAGTAATCAATTTCACAGGTGATGACAATGTCACTGAAATCGTCCAATCATTGACATTCTTTCATATTATCACCAATCATAAAACAGTAACTACCCTATTACCTTTCAATGATTTCCTAAATTCTACAATTCTACATCTTTCCCTAGTTTCTAATTTCCAAGAATTGTTTATCGAGTTTCATCTGGTTTTTATTTCAATGCAATCAGATTTGCCGGAAACATCTGGCAGCAATATAACGGCACTCAATTTAGAAATATGACCATGGCTAATAATATAAAGACGTGTGAATGTAGGGGGTGAGGGGGAGTGGAGCGGTGGATAGTTTGTTAGATTTCACTATGTGAGTATAAAGAATAGATGAAAACCACTGCTATAATGAACGTGTCCTTAATCATAACTTTCAGTATGGCCATGCATTGCTAGAAATGTAAACTTTCAGTATGGCCATGCATTGGCTAGAAATGTAAACTTTCAGTATGGCCATGCAATGCTAGATATGTAAACTTTCAGTATGGCCATGCATTGCTAGAAATGTAAACTTTCAGTATGGCCATGCATTGGTATAAGTTAAACTTTCAGTATGGCCATGCATTGGCTAGAAATGTTAACTTTCAGTATGGCCATACTGAAATTTCTGTCTTTTTCAACATCCAGCTAGTTCTACCCACTAGTGAGTTTTATAACCAAGTAATGCTTTTGTTACATAAGACTAGATAGACTCAGTTTGTCTGCCACAACATTTTAATGGCTTTCTTAaccaaaattcaacaaaatattttaaggaAAACTTATTTTTATGAAAACCATCCTTTCTTTTTACCTAGGGTTCTAAAATCTTCCTTAAacactcttttttttttcaaaagccCTTTTTTAAGTTGTCACTTTTATTAGTTATTTATGTGTGTGGAATGAATGAGAAAGCAAATGGTCCCTACAAGTTATCTAGTGTGTGGACAATGAATGGACACTACCAATGGACTATTGGATTGTTTTACCATCCCTACAAAGCCATCAATACTCAGTGCTCATTAACTTCAAGCTGACTCAGGAAAAATCAATTCTAGAGTCAAGGCTCGTCTCGGCATTTGTAAGCCTTAAAAAGACTAACAAACAGATATTAGGCAGTGTGGGAACTGACACAAACACAGCGACAACAGAGCCATACTGTCAGAGAGTGAAAAATCAATGACTGAATGAAAGGCATGCATTCCATGCAAGATGAGACCCCAGCATCTACACACACACTTCAATATGACTAGACAGAAACAAAaaggttttgttttttaaaagttatttcaaaGTTTTTCTCTGAGTAAATGGCTTTATAATAAACACTGATAACAACAGAAGTATAAGACTAGTTAGTTAAAGGCATTGCCCAATACTAACATCTCATTCAACTCTCACATTCTCTGGTTATCATCACATTGTGTATCAGAGTGAATTTGCTATTAATTTACTAAGATCATATCAGAATAATTTGACCTTAGATTCAACTAATGGCTAAGAACGAAGTTCtgaataaaaaagaaatatataaactTATATACTTAAAGGATTCACTGGTTAGGAAAAGTGTAATTCCCACAAATGTTAACATGATTCAAAATAATTCCTACCAATTTAGTAACAAGTACTCAAatactttcatttttgtttctCTACCAAGGCAGAGTACATTTTCACATACTAGTACTTGACTATTATAACTGAAACTTTAGGACTTAAGTCTATTTCAAAGTCAAGTTCATCTCATCTGAGAATTGTCACATGTCCCCTCTTAACCCTTGTCTGTATTCCCCTCACCATTAATTAGTGTCTTTTGTTTTAAACCAAGATACTCTAAGTCACACCTTTACATAATAGTGCTATGTGTAACAGCTGTTTTACAGTGAACAATTCACTATTGAATCCTTACAAAACAACTTAATTCTCTCAAAATAAGATATTGGAAAAACAAATTAGGCCTGCTTCAAAATAAGTgagtttttttgtattttttacagACAATAGCAAAGTGAAGACCTACCACCATCATTTCCTGTTTGTTTCACATCTTGTTACTTTCTAGACTAGCCATCCTATAACAAGCAAGTACTTTTGAAAGTTCTAAAATGCAAATTGAGGACCCAATCTGTCAAGTTTCCTTagtataaatacaaattatagCTGGTCAACTCAGCAATGAACTGTGTTAGATTTGATCCTAAGTAAAATCCATATGAAATTGAGCTATCACACAGAAACATTAACTTACAGAATCAATAGATGTTATCTTCTGAAGTTGATCTGCAAGTCCATGGATTGGCTTCCATTTGGCCCCAAGACCACTCAGACCATTGACTGCTGCTAACACACTGGCAGCAGTTACCATGGACGGAGGGTTAACCACAAACCTGTAATCTGAAATAAAAGGATGGATTGCAATCATCAGAACATATATTCCTTAGTGGTCCGATTGGACAACCATATGTGGTGGTCCAAACTTTGACCTTGGTGGTCCAGGATGTACTACTACTGCTATCATATATAACAAAACTCTGATATCTGTCTATGGACAACCACATAATGACCTGATAGTGGTCCAAAGTATATGATCAGTGGACCACAGACACGTGTAGATTTTTGACCCTGTGTCTAAATTTGAAACACATACAATAAGAGGGAACATAGTATCTCTCTTATTCCCACAACACAGTCAATAATTCATGGCAATATATTTGTCTTTTGAATAGCAACTCATAGTACAGCCTAAGGGCTTTATGTCAACTCAAGACACTTGACTAACTTTATGATAGCTCAGTATCCCAGTTCTCACAATCAACAGTGACACCtcccatatttttcttttcaagtcAGAGGATTCCCAGCCTAGGTAAAACCGTTACTGGGTGTGCATACAAACTCACCTAGGCATAGCCTGACTGTGAGTTCTTTGTACGGTTCATGCCCTGGGCAAATACCTAGCTTGATTCATTGTACTTTTTGCAATCATTTTAAACGTCTATTATCCATGAATATGACATGCCTTGTTACCCATACCAATGCTATACAAAGTACAGGAATGtgtattgtacaaatattttcactttctgATCAGATCTCAAGCCACTCCTTCATAGTATCACTACTTTaaccattatttatttatagtatcTCCCCACcaaccaccacccccccccccccaccccacctaacaatttatagaaatacatggaaataaatcaatcaaaatatcaGCACTATCTTTGACACtattgaaaaccaaaataaatatctactGACGTATGGAAACTTGGTAAAGTTGTTATAAAGTATTTACTAGCCACCATTGCCAAGCACACTCTTACATGATATATCTACCTCACTAGCCATCATTGTCAAACACACTCTTACATGATATATCTACCTCACTACCCATCATTGCCAAGCACACTCTTACATGATATATCTACCTCACAAAGATAGTGAGAACAAAATAAGAACCATTTTCCAAGACATactaaacattttaattttgtgaaattttaagTCATTATACTATAGATGAAAATAACACATCACAgccatatatgtatacatatcccTGTACACAAgttagattatatatatatatatatatatatataaaactattacgctctgccactgcggaaaagagcactgtcttagcagattgatactcaccgaggtatgtatatgtatatatatatatatatatatatatatatatatatatatatacacacacacacatctgtgCGTAAGTAAGAATATATctacgtatatatgtatacccCTGTATAAGTGGttagaatatatacatgtagttatataccccagtatatgtagttacaatagatacatgtagttatataccccagtatatgtagttacaatagatacatgtagttatataccccagtatatgtagttacaatagatacatgtagttatatacCCCTGTATAAGTGGttagaatatatacatgtagttatataccccagtatatgtagttacaatagatacatgtagttatataccccagtatatgtagttacaatagatacatgtagttatataccccagtatatgtagttacaatagatacatgtagttatataccccagtatatgtagttacaatagatacatgtagttatatacCCCTGTATAAGTGGttagaatatatacatgtagttatataccccagtatatgtagttacaatagatacatgtagttatataccccagtatatgtagttacaatagatacatgtagttatataccccagtatatgtagttacaatagatacatgtagttatataccccagtatatgtagttacaatagatacatgtagttatataccccagtatatgtagttacaatagatacatgtagttatatacCCCAGTATATGTAGttagaatatatacatgtagttatataccccagtatatgtagttacaatagatacatgtagttatataccccagtatatgtagttacaatagatacatgtagttatatacCCCAGTATATGTAGTTACAATAGatatatgtagttatataccccagtatatgtagttacaatatatacatgtagttatataccccagtatatgtagttacaatagatacatgtagttatatacCCCTGTATATGtagttacaatatatacatgtagttatataccccagtatatgtagttacaatagatatataaatacatacttaTAATTTACCCTTGCAGTAGTAATctcaatatatatttaatgaCTTGATAAAACTTTCCTACAACTTGATGACaacaaattaattcattttataacttttatagATGTGTCTACTGGGATACTATCTCAGTTTTACCCCACCCCATCCAGTATTTATGTTTTACGGACATAACATCAACCATAGTTCTCCACAGTTATTTACCCACATTAACCATCAGCTTTAACAATTACAATGCAATATCATCCCTAAATTTTCTTTCTGCATCTGCCCCAGGCTTTCCAAAccctagcccccccccccccccccccacacacacacacacagaggacATTTTGTTTTGCGTATTGAGAATTATAATCTAACCAACTATCCCATCCTATCCCCTCTGATTGTCCTGGTATGATAATAGTCTAGTAACAAGACTAATGATAATATGGCAATATGAACTATAAACCAATTGAAATTGTCTGACtgttttacatacacacatacacacacatacacatacacatacacacacacacacacacacacacacacacacaccaagttTAATAGTTGAATACTATAAAATGTGCTGTACACTGACTGTAATACAAGATGTGTAGAACACCAACCTGTTGCACATAGTGCTATGAATGTCTGTGCATGTTTCTTAATCACTTCTGATTGCTTCCTTTCTATAGCTAGCCTTGTTAGGATCTGTTCTATGAAGTCGTGTGGTGTAATAGCAGACAGATCCCACCGTAGCTTTGATAGCACTAGTAGTTCCATATCCTGTAAAGATAGTCGTCAACTGCTGGTTAGCTATATTATTACCATCTACTTATGTTCACTATGTGGCTGTTACACCTTTAACTGTAAAATTATTTGACTTCGAGTCTTGTCCATTTCATCCTCTTTTACCaagatttttaaaatttctaAAACTTTTATATAATATGGATATTATTTCTATGACAGACCACTATTATATAATTTGGCTGTCAATTCAGAGTAAAACTCACTACACATAGTGAAAAGTTGTTGTCTACAAGTAATATTATATTTACCTATACAACTTAATTATGATTTGCCTAAGTAACAAATAATATCACATAATTGTGGTTTATTTTCAACAAATcttgaatatattaatataatggGGAGTATACAAGAGATACACCTTGGAAATTTAGCCTTGAAACTAAACAGTTCGAATTTTGAATTttccactttttaaaaaatagtatCACTGCCAGGGTAAACATTGTTTTAATTGTATGCCTTTCTGAAATGGCAATATAGAGTCATTATCTAACTGTTATTAGTGTTAATGAAAGTACTGGTCAGTTCTTAAAATAATGGTTGGTAATTTAGGATATGTCAATATTGATGTTAGAATTTATCAACACTTAATAAAGTTGCAAAAGATAAAGcacaaataatgtaaaaatctcaatgttatttgtatttttctgtattttcagaAATAAGGAACTtcatatggtttttttttaagtttctgTAGCTAACTATTGCACAGCATGGGGGTACAAATTGACTTCCATGTTTTGTGTTGAGTTTACTCCAATCTCTAAAAATAATCTGTATGTTGACAGATATGAGTACAAAACTGaacatatatataaacagtttgattGTATTCTAGTCATAACACATTATGTGCAGCGGATGTACTCTTTCCTGTGCGAGATAAGAAATTGTGTGAACACGTGGTCTTAGCTGTAAGACTCCACACATCAGACCGCACACATTACCAGTACTGAAAGTGGGCAATGGACATGAGCATTCTGCTACAGCAATAAATTCACTGTGTGCACAATGCAATCACCAGTAATTGTGCAAATTACGTTTTCATTGTTTAAAAAACTTCTAAGGATTTTTCTTAATCATAATTACCAAAAGTT
The Glandiceps talaboti chromosome 23, keGlaTala1.1, whole genome shotgun sequence genome window above contains:
- the LOC144453040 gene encoding G1/S-specific cyclin-D2-like; protein product: MELFCCEVEQMKRAYEDPVLLNDSRVLANLLECEEKYIPSSCYFKWQTDLKPFMRKMVATWMLEVCEEQKCEEEVFALSMNYLDRFLSLVPLKKIYLQLLGAACMFLASKLKETIPLTAEKLCIYTDNSITCDELLDMELLVLSKLRWDLSAITPHDFIEQILTRLAIERKQSEVIKKHAQTFIALCATDYRFVVNPPSMVTAASVLAAVNGLSGLGAKWKPIHGLADQLQKITSIDSDCLRACQEQIEQLLTNNMASGFQPADVSKQDHEESGQPLTPTDVQNVHF